Proteins co-encoded in one Candidatus Omnitrophota bacterium genomic window:
- a CDS encoding secretin and TonB N-terminal domain-containing protein has translation MFKTYLRDKLPAWFLPGCVLLSTAGILAGCATNAATEKKYHFSVETGLVQPYPEMEQLFDEAILAFHQTNYQLAQMNLSQIIEFEKDLPDKKYTPRAREYLLRIEAIEPEAIPRRLFSGRELAERTAKREVEREIEKKLSKKTSLEFRDSDLKELISGFSASYGLNIVCDKDVQGRVSVKLKDVTVEEALKAILSISGYRYVRRGDIIYVESLSKGRIFRIFDIGYIDAAVCKEIAGELLSGQGTIKIDERFNRLVVTDLPANIEEIETFIENFDSRIPQVLIEAKIVDITVTDLQELGLQWGGTYTDNNLFQSKAGDDDESIGGTFVLGAPGVTSLPLTQFDIAGALVHAVDLSLKIDALISNQKADLLANPKIIAQNNQEARIIIGEKVPYKEKTQTTTGTTETTKFIDVGITLRVIPRISNDNYVTMAIHPEVSSVTSLIDNQPRIDTREADTVVTVKDEQTIAIGGLLKKTTSVVKRKIPILGDLPVLGMLFQSKGENEEIKELVVFITPHIIRYYDKAKNADAGSR, from the coding sequence GTGTTTAAAACATATCTGCGAGATAAACTACCGGCTTGGTTTTTGCCTGGGTGCGTTTTGTTATCCACAGCCGGTATTTTGGCTGGTTGTGCTACTAACGCTGCTACCGAGAAAAAATATCATTTTTCCGTAGAGACAGGGCTTGTTCAGCCATATCCCGAGATGGAACAACTTTTCGATGAAGCGATTTTAGCCTTTCATCAAACTAATTATCAGTTGGCCCAGATGAATCTTTCCCAGATAATAGAATTTGAAAAAGACCTGCCCGATAAAAAATACACACCCAGGGCCCGGGAATATTTGCTGAGGATAGAGGCCATAGAGCCGGAGGCTATACCCCGGAGATTATTTTCCGGCCGGGAGTTGGCAGAGCGAACGGCAAAGCGGGAAGTCGAAAGAGAAATTGAAAAGAAATTGAGCAAAAAAACTTCTCTGGAATTCAGGGATTCCGACCTTAAAGAGTTAATTTCCGGTTTTTCCGCTTCCTATGGGTTGAATATAGTTTGTGATAAAGACGTTCAGGGCAGGGTTTCGGTGAAGCTTAAGGACGTAACCGTGGAGGAAGCATTAAAGGCAATTTTGAGCATCAGCGGTTATAGGTATGTAAGACGGGGAGATATTATTTACGTAGAAAGCCTTTCAAAAGGCAGAATTTTTAGAATTTTCGATATAGGATACATCGATGCTGCTGTATGTAAGGAGATTGCCGGCGAATTACTTTCCGGACAAGGTACGATTAAGATAGATGAACGATTTAATCGTTTAGTTGTTACCGATTTACCGGCTAATATTGAGGAAATAGAGACCTTTATCGAGAATTTCGATTCCCGGATACCGCAGGTTTTGATTGAGGCCAAAATTGTGGATATTACCGTAACCGATCTGCAGGAATTAGGGTTGCAGTGGGGAGGGACATACACCGACAACAATTTATTTCAGTCTAAAGCCGGCGATGATGATGAAAGCATTGGAGGGACTTTTGTCCTGGGAGCGCCGGGGGTTACCTCACTTCCTCTTACTCAATTTGACATTGCCGGGGCCTTAGTGCATGCTGTTGATTTATCCCTTAAGATTGATGCTTTAATTTCCAATCAGAAAGCCGATCTTTTGGCTAATCCCAAGATAATAGCCCAGAATAATCAGGAGGCCAGGATAATTATCGGTGAGAAGGTGCCCTATAAAGAAAAAACCCAGACTACCACCGGCACTACCGAAACTACCAAATTTATTGACGTAGGAATTACATTAAGGGTTATTCCCAGGATAAGCAATGATAACTATGTGACCATGGCTATCCATCCGGAAGTAAGTTCAGTGACCTCTCTTATTGATAATCAGCCCAGGATTGATACCCGCGAGGCCGATACCGTAGTTACCGTTAAAGATGAACAAACAATAGCCATAGGCGGCTTACTTAAAAAAACCACTTCGGTTGTAAAAAGAAAAATCCCCATATTGGGTGATTTACCTGTCTTGGGTATGCTTTTCCAGAGCAAAGGGGAAAACGAGGAGATAA